One region of Brassica napus cultivar Da-Ae chromosome A10, Da-Ae, whole genome shotgun sequence genomic DNA includes:
- the LOC125579093 gene encoding putative pentatricopeptide repeat-containing protein At5g06400, mitochondrial gives MKALFRCSKSLLIDPTRRHSVLVSAFSKSSKSKTRETQSKIQAEAASTTSLFSEITEILGSDAVKSDQTNQPRLLPVSGNDGLDSCAQSVRENARMGFSNENEEADKGFVDVSPVVHEITSVLRADDDIMLSMEDKLEKLSLRFEPEIVEKVLKRCFKVPHLALRFFNWVKEKDSFSHTVGVYNTMLSIAGEARDLDMVDELVKEMERNSCDKDIKTWTILISVYGKAKKIGKGLLVFENMKKDGFEPDSAAYNIMIRSLCIAGRGDLALEFYKEMIEKGISFGLRTYKMLLDSTAKSERVDVVQSIADDMVRICGVSEHDAFGYLLKSFCVSGKIREALELIRVLKSKEVCIDAKYFEILVKGLCRANRMVDALEIVDIMKKRNIDDANINGIVISGYLRQNNVSKALEHLEAMRNSKHSLRVSTYTEIMQHLFKEKEFEKGYELFKEMVDDGIEPDSVAITAVVAGYLGQNRVEEAWKVFSSIKPTWKSYSIFVKELCKSAKYDEILKVLNQMYASKIAIRDDMFSWVISCMEKHGEKEKIEHIKELQKKCKFNQELRQEEELDLPQVAQHSALPAASSAVDIIDVKEICRILSSTSRDWEGTQESLEKSTVKFTPELVVEVLRNGKIHGNAVLRFFSWVGKRNGYKHSSEAYNMSIKVAGSGKDFKQMRNLFYEMRRQGCVITQDTWGIMIMQYGRTGLTDIAIRTFKEMKDTGLSPRPSTFKCLIKVLCEKKGRNVEEAIRTFREMIRSGFVPDKELVQDYLGCLCEVGNTKEVKHCLDSLGKIGFSVPVAYSIYIRALCRIGKLEEAQSELASFKGDRSLLDQFTYGSIVHGLLQKGQLQGALDKVNSMKEAGIKPGVHVYTSLIVHFFKENQIDKVLETCKEMEEERCEPTVVTYTAMICGYMSVGKAKEAWRVFNDMKEKGASPDFKTYSKFVNCLCQAGESEDALRLLSEMIDKGIAPSTVNFRTVLYGLNREGKQDLARIVLQKKSALLAQRKLHQTSGFQRLRQKSQTIASVSLVPEIGSGPTLLNHLLLLWSL, from the exons atgAAAGCTTTGTTTCGATGCTCAAAGTCTTTGTTAATTGACCCAACAAGAAGACACTCTGTACTCGTCTCTGCTTTCTCAAAGTCatcgaaatccaaaacccgtgAGACCCAATCGAAGATCCAAGCAGAAGCTGCATCAACCACCTCACTTTTTAGCGAGATCACTGAGATTTTAGGATCAGATGCTGTTAAATCGGACCAAACCAACCAGCCGAGGCTTCTTCCCGTGTCGGGAAATGATGGACTGGATTCTTGCGCGCAAAGTGTTCGTGAAAATGCCAGAATGGGATTCTCAAATGAGAATGAAGAGGCTGACAAAGGTTTTGTTGACGTCAGCCCCGTGGTTCATGAGATTACGAGCGTTCTCAGAGCAGATGACGATATCATGCTTTCCATGGAGGACAAGTTAGAGAAACTGAGTCTTCGCTTTGAACCAGAGATTGTGGAGAAAGTACTCAAGAGGTGCTTCAAGGTTCCTCATCTAGCTCTGAGGTTCTTTAACTgggtaaaagaaaaagatagtTTCTCACACACAGTAGGAGTTTATAACACCATGCTAAGCATAGCTGGGGAGGCTAGGGATCTCGATATGGTAGACGAATTGGTTAAAGAAATGGAGAGGAACTCGTGTGATAAAGATATCAAGACATGGACCATTCTCATCTCTGTATACGGTAAAGCAAAAAAGATTGGAAAAGGTCTACTCGTATTTGAGAATATGAAGAAAGACGGCTTCGAACCCGACTCTGCGGCTTATAACATCATGATCAGGTCCTTATGCATCGCTGGGAGAGGTGATCTTGCGCTTGAGTTCTACAAGGAGATGATTGAAAAGGGTATTAGTTTTGGGTTGAGAACGTACAAGATGTTACTGGACAGCACAGCGAAGTCAGAGAGAGTTGATGTAGTCCAGTCTATTGCAGACGACATGGTTAGGATATGCGGAGTTTCGGAGCACGACGCGTTTGGTTATCTGCTCAAGAGTTTTTGTGTTTCTGGAAAGATCAGAGAGGCGCTGGAGCTGATTCGGGTGTTGAAGAGCAAGGAAGTGTGTATTGACGCTAAGTATTTCGAGATTTTGGTTAAAGGACTCTGCAGAGCTAATAGAATGGTGGATGCTCTGGAGATTGTTGATAtaatgaagaagaggaacatAGATGATGCGAATATCAACGGGATCGTTATCAGCGGGTATCTTAGGCAAAACAATGTTTCGAAAGCACTTGAGCATCTGGAGGCTATGAGAAACTCAAAGCATTCGCTTAGAGTCTCTACATACACTGAGATTATGCAACACCTATTCAAGGAGAAGGAGTTTGAAAAGGGCTACGAGTTGTTTAAAGAGATGGTAGATGATGGGATTGAGCCTGATAGCGTCGCTATCACAGCTGTGGTTGCTGGTTACTTGGGCCAGAACCGAGTAGAAGAGGCGTGGAAGGTGTTTAGCAGCATCAAACCGACGTGGAAATCTTATTCCATCTTTGTGAAGGAGCTATGCAAGTCAGCAAAGTATGATGAGATCCTAAAGGTGCTTAATCAGATGTACGCCTCTAAGATTGCTATCAGGGATGATATGTTTTCTTGGGTTATCTCTTGTATGGAGAAACATGGCGAAAAGGAGAAGATTGAACATATCAAGGAGCTTCAGAAGAAATGCAAATTTAATCAAGAACTAAGGCAAGAAGAGGAGCTTGATCTTCCGCAAGTAGCGCAACACTCAGCTCTTCCAGCAGCTTCATCTGCTGTTGACATAATAGATGTGAAAGAGATTTGCCGCATCTTATCATCAACCTCCCGAGATTGGGAGGGAACACAAGAGTCTCTAGAAAAATCGACAGTCAAGTTCACACCAGAGCTAGTAGTTGAGGTTCTTCGTAACGGCAAGATACATGGGAACGCTGTTCTACGTTTCTTCTCATGGGTGGGGAAGAGAAACGGTTACAAACACAGTTCCGAGGCGTACAACATGAGCATCAAAGTAGCAGGGAGTGGGAAAGATTTCAAGCAGATGAGAAACCTGTTCTACGAGATGAGAAGACAAGGATGCGTGATAACACAAGACACATGGGGGATCATGATAATGCAGTACGGTAGAACCGGTCTAACCGACATAGCGATCAGAACGTTCAAGGAGATGAAGGATACTGGTCTGTCTCCAAGGCCTTCGACGTTCAAGTGTTTAATCAAAGTTCTCTGCGAGAAGAAAGGAAGGAACGTTGAAGAAGCTATCAGAACATTCCGGGAGATGATTCGTTCTGGTTTTGTTCCAGATAAAGAACTAGTCCAAGACTACTTGGGTTGCTTATGCGAAGTCGGTAACACAAAGGAGGTTAAACATTGTTTGGATTCTCTTGGCAAGATAGGTTTCTCAGTCCCTGTGGCTTACTCCATTTACATAAGAGCTCTTTGTCGAATCGGAAAGCTAGAGGAAGCTCAGTCAGAGCTAGCCAGCTTTAAAGGAGATAGATCATTGCTAGACCAGTTTACTTACGGAAGCATTGTTCACGGTCTATTACAGAAGGGACAGTTACAAGGAGCGTTGGATAAAGTGAACTCCATGAAGGAAGCAGGAATAAAGCCTGGTGTCCACGTCTACACATCTCTGATTGTTCACTTCTTCAAGGAGAATCAGATAGACAAGGTACTAGAGACATGTAAGGAGATGGAAGAAGAAAGGTGTGAGCCTACGGTTGTGACGTATACGGCAATGATATGCGGGTACATGAGCGTGGGGAAAGCGAAAGAGGCTTGGAGAGTATTCAATGATATGAAGGAGAAGGGAGCTTCGCCAGATTTTAAAACGTACAGTAAGTTTGTAAACTGTTTGTGCCAAGCGGGTGAATCTGAAGATGCACTGAGACTTCTGTCTGAGATGATTGATAAGGGTATTGCTCCAAGCACTGTCAATTTCCGAACAGTTTTGTATGGGTTGAACAGAGAAGGGAAGCAGGACCTTGCCAGGATTGTTTTACAGAAGAAGTCTGCTTTACTAGCACAGAGAAAG CTTCATCAAACCTCTGGCTTTCAAAGGCTTCGACAAAAGAGTCAGACCATTGCTTCAGTTTCTCTT GTACCTGAGATCGGATCTGGTCCAACTCTTTTGAATCATTTGCTTCTGCTATGGTCTCTCTAA
- the LOC106419126 gene encoding iron-sulfur cluster co-chaperone protein HscB homolog yields the protein MNRARKLVASISTLSTRRRTYSPSSTFLTISINSQTHHSSRRESFQPSSSAKPLWLQFSGREFSSGSSEKTSSSVCWNCGFLSEKDAFLFCDSCRSIQPIDDSVDYFQIFGLEKKYELDAGSLEGKYKDWQKKLHPDLVHNKSQKERDYAADQSAKVTEAYRTLTKRLSRAMYIMKLNGKNVNEEETITDPTLLMEVNGSALIKDYFSIVCPIANVLISYK from the exons ATGAACAGAGCAAGGAAGCTGGTGGCTTCAATCTCCACCCTTTCAACAAGACGAAGAACCTATTCTCCTTCTTCCACTTTCCTGACGATTTCGATAAACTCACAAACCCACCACTCGAGTCGTCGTGAATCATTTCAACCTTCTTCTTCAGCTAAGCCCTTGTGGCTCCAATTTTCCGGGAGAGAGTTTTCCTCGGGTTCTTCCGAGAAGACAAGCTCCTCCGTGTGCTGGAACTGTGGTTTCTTGTCTGAAAAAGACGCCTTTTTGTTCTGTGACTCCTGCCGCAGCATTCAACCAATCGATGATTCCGTCGATTACTTTCAGATATTTGGCTT GGAGAAGAAGTATGAGTTAGATGCTGGAAGCCTTGAAGGCAAGTACAAAGACTGGCAAAAGAAGCTTCATCCTGATTTGGTTCACAACAAGTCTCAG aaagaaagagattacgCAGCGGACCAGTCTGCGAAGGTGACTGAAGCGTACCGGACGTTAACCAAGCGGCTCTCGAGAGCAATGTATATC ATGAAGCTGAATGGTAAAAATGTCAATGAAGAAGAAACAATAACAGATCCAACCTTGTTAATGGAGGTAAATGGATCTGCTCTCATAAAAGATTACTTCTCAATTGTTTGTCCGATTGCGAACGTACTTATCAGTTACAAGTAA
- the LOC106419480 gene encoding fasciclin-like arabinogalactan protein 17 produces MDRRIYGGSAAINLILSLLLFSSTSALSKKNQIPSSGSGQINSNSVLVALLDSRYTELSELVEKALLLQTLEEAVGRHNITIFAPRNEALERELDPEFKRFLLEPGNLKSLQTLLMFHIIPNRVGSEQWPKEDSGRVKHDTLGNDHLHLINGDGKKMVDSAEIIRPDDLTRPDGLIHGIERLLIPRSVQEDFNRRRSLQSISAVLPEGAPEVDPRTNRLKKKPAPVPAGAPPALPIQSAMAPGPSLAPAPAPGPGGKHHHFDGEAQVKDFIHTLLHYGGYNEMADILVNLTSLATEMGRLVSEGYVLTVLAPNDEAMAKLTTDQLSEPGAPEQIVYYHIIPEYQTEESMYNSVRRFGKVKFDTLRFPHKVAAKEADGSVKFGDGERSAYLFDPDIYTDGRISVQGIDGVLFPEVEEVVESVKKPVKKVVQQRRGKLLEVTCRMLGAIGKDSYLSKCL; encoded by the exons ATGGATCGTCGCATCTATGGTGGCTCCGCCGCCATTAATCTCATTCTCTCCCTCCTTCTCTTCTCCTCCACATCTGCATTATCCAAGAAGAACCAGATTCCTTCCTCCGGGTCGGGTCAGATCAACTCCAACTCCGTCCTCGTAGCTCTCCTCGACTCTCGTTACACGGAGCTCTCGGAGCTAGTCGAGAAGGCTCTCCTCCTTCAGACACTCGAGGAAGCCGTTGGCCGTCACAATATTACCATCTTCGCCCCTCGCAACGAAGCTCTGGAGCGTGAACTTGACCCTGAGTTCAAACGGTTCTTGCTCGAGCCAGGTAATCTCAAATCTCTCCAGACGCTTCTCATGTTCCACATTATCCCCAACCGGGTCGGGTCGGAGCAATGGCCCAAGGAAGACTCGGGTCGGGTCAAGCACGACACTCTAGGGAACGATCACCTCCATTTGATTAACGGAGACGGCAAGAAGATGGTAGATTCGGCTGAGATTATCCGACCCGACGACTTAACCCGACCCGACGGGTTGATCCACGGGATCGAGCGGCTTCTCATCCCCCGCTCCGTCCAAGAGGATTTCAACCGCCGCCGCAGCCTCCAGTCGATCTCCGCCGTCTTACCGGAAGGAGCTCCGGAGGTTGACCCGAGAACCAACCGTCTCAAGAAAAAACCCGCTCCGGTCCCCGCCGGAGCCCCGCCGGCGCTCCCGATCCAATCCGCGATGGCTCCAGGTCCGTCGCTAGCTCCGGCGCCGGCGCCGGGACCGGGAGGGAAGCACCACCACTTCGACGGCGAGGCGCAGGTCAAGGACTTCATCCACACTCTGCTGCATTACGGCGGCTACAACGAGATGGCGGACATTCTCGTGAATCTGACGTCGCTCGCGACGGAGATGGGTCGTCTGGTGTCGGAAGGGTACGTGCTGACGGTTCTTGCTCCCAACGACGAAGCCATGGCGAAGCTGACGACGGATCAGCTTAGCGAGCCTGGAGCTCCGGAGCAGATTGTGTATTACCATATTATCCCTGAGTATCAGACGGAGGAGAGTATGTATAACTCTGTGAGGAGATTTGGGAAGGTGAAGTTCGATACGCTGCGTTTTCCTCATAAGGTTGCGGCTAAGGAGGCTGATGGTTCGGTTAAGTTCGGTGACGGTGAGAGGTCGGCGTATTTGTTTGATCCGGACATTTATACGGACGGTCGGATCTCGGTTCAGGGGATTGATGGTGTTTTGTTCCCTGAAGTGGAGGAAGTTGTTGAATCGGTTAAGAAACCGGTTAAGAAAGTTGTTCAGCAGAGAAGag GGAAATTGTTGGAAGTAACATGTAGAATGCTTGGTGCTATTGGCAAGGACAGTTACCTCAGCAAATGCCTGTGA